In the Juglans microcarpa x Juglans regia isolate MS1-56 chromosome 6D, Jm3101_v1.0, whole genome shotgun sequence genome, one interval contains:
- the LOC121235202 gene encoding cold-responsive protein kinase 1-like isoform X1 — MKVRVFFPENGIDKHKKLVMPCFSFFVRKKRASSDEQTIRDDEDISGIRNVNLYTYKELRVATNNFSPANKIGEGGFGSVYKGKLRDGSVAAIKVLSADSRQGVREFLTEINVISEVEHDNLVKLYGCSAEGNHRILVYGYLENNSLAQTLLGGGHSSIQFNWQTRHKICIGVAQGLAFLHEDVQPHIIHRDIKASNILLDKDLTPKISDFGLAKFISPNLTHISTRVAGTAGYLAPEYAIRGQVTRKADIYSFGVLLIEIVSGRNNTNKRLPAEEQYLLERAWVLHEKGELLRLVDASLSDDFNVEEACRFLKIGLLCTQDKPKLRPSMSTVVKMLLGEMNLIDEEISKPGLLAQFMDSKDGSGQEDDAKMKNTSYTASSGLGKPDTPPSYGNITSSVATMTFNSIYDRTE; from the exons ATGAAAGTCCGAGTTTTCTTTCCAGAAAACG GTATTGATAAACATAAGAAGCTGGTGATGCCttgtttctctttctttgttAGAAAAAAAAGAGCTTCCTCAGATGAACAAACGATTAGAGATGATGAAG ATATTTCAGGCATCAGGAATGTTAATCTGTACACTTACAAGGAATTGCGGGTTGCAACTAATAATTTCAGTCCAGCCAATAAAATTGGGGAGGGAGGATTTGGTTCTGTCTATAAG GGAAAGCTAAGAGATGGTAGTGTGGCTGCTATAAAGGTATTGTCAGCCGACTCCAGGCAAGGGGTGCGGGAGTTTTTGACAGAAATAAATGTGATCTCAGAAGTTGAACATGACAACCTGGTTAAGTTGTACGGTTGCAGTGCGGAAGGAAACCACCGAATTTTGGTATATGGCTATCTTGAAAACAATAGCCTTGCGCAAACACTTCTTG GCGGAGGCCACAGTAGCATCCAATTCAACTGGCAAACACGGCATAAAATTTGCATTGGTGTTGCACAGGGGCTTGCATTCCTTCATGAAGACGTCCAACCACATATCATTCATAGGGACATCAAAGCGAGCAATATTCTCCTTGATAAAGACCTAACAcccaaaatttcagattttggtCTTGCAAAGTTTATTTCACCCAACCTGACCCATATTAGTACCCGTGTAGCTGGAACAGC AGGTTATTTGGCACCTGAATACGCAATACGAGGTCAAGTGACAAGGAAAGCAGATATTTATAGTTTTGGTGTTCTGCTCATAGAAATTGTTAGTGGGAGGAACAACACAAACAAGCGATTACCGGCTGAAGAACAATATCTACTTGAAAGG GCATGGGTACTACATGAGAAAGGGGAATTGCTGAGATTGGTGGACGCATCATTGAGTGATGATTTCAATGTTGAGGAGGCTTGCAGATTTCTAAAGATTGGTCTTCTTTGCACTCAAGACAAGCCAAAGCTACGACCATCCATGTCCACGGTAGTTAAAATGCTACTGGGTGAAATGAATTTGATTGATGAGGAGATATCAAAACCAGGCCTGCTTGCTCAGTTCATGGATTCAAAAGATGGCAGCGGCCAGGAAGATGATGCCAAAATGAAGAATACATCTTACACAGCATCTTCAGGATTAGGAAAGCCAGATACACCACCATCATATGGAAACATAACCTCCTCTGTTGCTACCATGACCTTCAATTCAATATACGACCGAACCGAGTGA
- the LOC121235202 gene encoding cold-responsive protein kinase 1-like isoform X3, with protein sequence MPCFSFFVRKKRASSDEQTIRDDEDISGIRNVNLYTYKELRVATNNFSPANKIGEGGFGSVYKGKLRDGSVAAIKVLSADSRQGVREFLTEINVISEVEHDNLVKLYGCSAEGNHRILVYGYLENNSLAQTLLGGGHSSIQFNWQTRHKICIGVAQGLAFLHEDVQPHIIHRDIKASNILLDKDLTPKISDFGLAKFISPNLTHISTRVAGTAGYLAPEYAIRGQVTRKADIYSFGVLLIEIVSGRNNTNKRLPAEEQYLLERAWVLHEKGELLRLVDASLSDDFNVEEACRFLKIGLLCTQDKPKLRPSMSTVVKMLLGEMNLIDEEISKPGLLAQFMDSKDGSGQEDDAKMKNTSYTASSGLGKPDTPPSYGNITSSVATMTFNSIYDRTE encoded by the exons ATGCCttgtttctctttctttgttAGAAAAAAAAGAGCTTCCTCAGATGAACAAACGATTAGAGATGATGAAG ATATTTCAGGCATCAGGAATGTTAATCTGTACACTTACAAGGAATTGCGGGTTGCAACTAATAATTTCAGTCCAGCCAATAAAATTGGGGAGGGAGGATTTGGTTCTGTCTATAAG GGAAAGCTAAGAGATGGTAGTGTGGCTGCTATAAAGGTATTGTCAGCCGACTCCAGGCAAGGGGTGCGGGAGTTTTTGACAGAAATAAATGTGATCTCAGAAGTTGAACATGACAACCTGGTTAAGTTGTACGGTTGCAGTGCGGAAGGAAACCACCGAATTTTGGTATATGGCTATCTTGAAAACAATAGCCTTGCGCAAACACTTCTTG GCGGAGGCCACAGTAGCATCCAATTCAACTGGCAAACACGGCATAAAATTTGCATTGGTGTTGCACAGGGGCTTGCATTCCTTCATGAAGACGTCCAACCACATATCATTCATAGGGACATCAAAGCGAGCAATATTCTCCTTGATAAAGACCTAACAcccaaaatttcagattttggtCTTGCAAAGTTTATTTCACCCAACCTGACCCATATTAGTACCCGTGTAGCTGGAACAGC AGGTTATTTGGCACCTGAATACGCAATACGAGGTCAAGTGACAAGGAAAGCAGATATTTATAGTTTTGGTGTTCTGCTCATAGAAATTGTTAGTGGGAGGAACAACACAAACAAGCGATTACCGGCTGAAGAACAATATCTACTTGAAAGG GCATGGGTACTACATGAGAAAGGGGAATTGCTGAGATTGGTGGACGCATCATTGAGTGATGATTTCAATGTTGAGGAGGCTTGCAGATTTCTAAAGATTGGTCTTCTTTGCACTCAAGACAAGCCAAAGCTACGACCATCCATGTCCACGGTAGTTAAAATGCTACTGGGTGAAATGAATTTGATTGATGAGGAGATATCAAAACCAGGCCTGCTTGCTCAGTTCATGGATTCAAAAGATGGCAGCGGCCAGGAAGATGATGCCAAAATGAAGAATACATCTTACACAGCATCTTCAGGATTAGGAAAGCCAGATACACCACCATCATATGGAAACATAACCTCCTCTGTTGCTACCATGACCTTCAATTCAATATACGACCGAACCGAGTGA
- the LOC121235200 gene encoding LOW QUALITY PROTEIN: multiple organellar RNA editing factor 8, chloroplastic/mitochondrial (The sequence of the model RefSeq protein was modified relative to this genomic sequence to represent the inferred CDS: deleted 2 bases in 1 codon) yields the protein MAIHSFSRSLPKTLTLASFLSRSFYSSAPTASRSSISSLSLFRPLAAVCVSLRRVSQATPLRGFATRATSSSLNDPNPNWSNRPPKETILLDGCDFEHWLVVMEKPEGDPPRDDIIDSYIKTLAKVVGSEEEARMKIYSVSTRCYYAFGALVSEELSYKIKELPGVRWVLPDSYLDVKNKDYGGEPFINGEAVPYDPKYHEEWIRNNARANERNRRNDRPRNFDRSRNFERRRENMQNRDFPNRTPLPNQTTQNPGPNMAGAPDYQNRPPMPNQTMQNPGPNMAGTPDYQNRPPMPNQTMQNPGPNMAGIPPNMSGVPPNNMGKPPSNFSGFPPNNNMGGNNYSGFPPNNNVQPNNYRPPNYNVPPNMGGVPPNNMGGVPPNNMGSMPPNMRGVPPNNMGGIPPNNMGGIPPNNMGGVQPNNMGGGPPNPGWGNNMPNREHPNSYPPNRDMGPGGYPYSG from the exons ATGGCGATACACTCTTTTTCTCGCTCTCTCCCCAAAACCTTAACCCTAGCCTCCTTCCTCTCCCGCTCTTTCTACTCCTCGGCCCCCACCGCCTCTCGCTCCTCTATCTCCTCCCTCTCGCTATTCCGTCCCCTCGCTGCGGTTTGCGTGTCCCTGCGCCGAGTTTCTCAGGCGACTCCATTGAGAGGGTTCGCGACGCGTGCGACGTCGTCCTCGCTTAACGATCCAAACCCCAACTGGTCGAACCGGCCCCCCAAGGAGACAATCTTGCTTGATGGGTGCGATTTCGAGCACTGGCTTGTCGTGATGGAGAAGCCCGAGGGAGACCCTCCAAGGGACGATATAATCGATAGCTACATCAAAACTCTGGCCAAGGTCGTCGGAAG TGAGGAAGAAGCAAGGATGAAGATCTACTCAGTTTCAACTAGATGTTACTATGCATTTGGGGCTCTTGTGTCTGAAGAACTTTCGTACAAGATCAAAG AATTGCCCGGAGTCAGATGGGTTCTTCCTGATTCCTATTTGGATGTGAAGAACAAAGATTATGGAG GTGAACCTTTCATTAATGGTGAAGCAGTTCCTTATGACCCCAAGTACCATGAGGAATGGATAAGAAACAATGCTCGAGCAAATGAGAGAAATAGGCGCAATGACAGACCTCGTAACTTTGATAGATCAAGAAATTTCGAGAGGAGGAGAGAAAACATGCAGAACCGAGATTTTCCGAATAGGACTCCTCTGCCTAATCAGACTACACAGAATCCTGGGCCCAATATGGCTGGTGCGCCTGATTATCAAAATAGGCCTCCTATGCCGAATCAGACTATGCAGAATCCTGGCCCGAATATGGCTGGTACACCTGATTATCAAAATAGGCCTCCTATGCCAAATCAGACTATGCAGAATCCTGGCCCGAATATGGCTGGAATTCCTCCCAACATGTCTGGAGTACCCCCAAACAACATGGGT AAACCCCCCAGCAACTTCAGTGGTTTCCCACCCAATAACAATATGGGTGGTAACAACTATAGCGGGTTCCCACCAAACAACAACGTGCAGCCCAACAACTATAGGCCACCCAACTACAATGTGCCACCAAACATGGGAGGGGTGCCGCCGAACAACATGGGAGGGGTGCCGCCAAACAACATGGGCAGCATGCCGCCGAATATGAGAGGCGTTCCACCAAACAACATGGGAGGCATTCCGCCAAATAACATGGGAGGCATTCCACCAAACAACATGGGAGGCGTGCAACCAAACAACATGGGTGGAGGGCCACCTAATCCTGGATGGGGTAATAACATGCCAAACAGAGAGCACCCGAATAGCTACCCTCCAAATAGGGACATGGGGCCTGGTGGATACCCTTACTCAGGTTGA
- the LOC121235202 gene encoding cold-responsive protein kinase 1-like isoform X2, whose translation MKVRVFFPENGIDKHKKLVMPCFSFFVRKKRASSDEQTIRDDEGIRNVNLYTYKELRVATNNFSPANKIGEGGFGSVYKGKLRDGSVAAIKVLSADSRQGVREFLTEINVISEVEHDNLVKLYGCSAEGNHRILVYGYLENNSLAQTLLGGGHSSIQFNWQTRHKICIGVAQGLAFLHEDVQPHIIHRDIKASNILLDKDLTPKISDFGLAKFISPNLTHISTRVAGTAGYLAPEYAIRGQVTRKADIYSFGVLLIEIVSGRNNTNKRLPAEEQYLLERAWVLHEKGELLRLVDASLSDDFNVEEACRFLKIGLLCTQDKPKLRPSMSTVVKMLLGEMNLIDEEISKPGLLAQFMDSKDGSGQEDDAKMKNTSYTASSGLGKPDTPPSYGNITSSVATMTFNSIYDRTE comes from the exons ATGAAAGTCCGAGTTTTCTTTCCAGAAAACG GTATTGATAAACATAAGAAGCTGGTGATGCCttgtttctctttctttgttAGAAAAAAAAGAGCTTCCTCAGATGAACAAACGATTAGAGATGATGAAG GCATCAGGAATGTTAATCTGTACACTTACAAGGAATTGCGGGTTGCAACTAATAATTTCAGTCCAGCCAATAAAATTGGGGAGGGAGGATTTGGTTCTGTCTATAAG GGAAAGCTAAGAGATGGTAGTGTGGCTGCTATAAAGGTATTGTCAGCCGACTCCAGGCAAGGGGTGCGGGAGTTTTTGACAGAAATAAATGTGATCTCAGAAGTTGAACATGACAACCTGGTTAAGTTGTACGGTTGCAGTGCGGAAGGAAACCACCGAATTTTGGTATATGGCTATCTTGAAAACAATAGCCTTGCGCAAACACTTCTTG GCGGAGGCCACAGTAGCATCCAATTCAACTGGCAAACACGGCATAAAATTTGCATTGGTGTTGCACAGGGGCTTGCATTCCTTCATGAAGACGTCCAACCACATATCATTCATAGGGACATCAAAGCGAGCAATATTCTCCTTGATAAAGACCTAACAcccaaaatttcagattttggtCTTGCAAAGTTTATTTCACCCAACCTGACCCATATTAGTACCCGTGTAGCTGGAACAGC AGGTTATTTGGCACCTGAATACGCAATACGAGGTCAAGTGACAAGGAAAGCAGATATTTATAGTTTTGGTGTTCTGCTCATAGAAATTGTTAGTGGGAGGAACAACACAAACAAGCGATTACCGGCTGAAGAACAATATCTACTTGAAAGG GCATGGGTACTACATGAGAAAGGGGAATTGCTGAGATTGGTGGACGCATCATTGAGTGATGATTTCAATGTTGAGGAGGCTTGCAGATTTCTAAAGATTGGTCTTCTTTGCACTCAAGACAAGCCAAAGCTACGACCATCCATGTCCACGGTAGTTAAAATGCTACTGGGTGAAATGAATTTGATTGATGAGGAGATATCAAAACCAGGCCTGCTTGCTCAGTTCATGGATTCAAAAGATGGCAGCGGCCAGGAAGATGATGCCAAAATGAAGAATACATCTTACACAGCATCTTCAGGATTAGGAAAGCCAGATACACCACCATCATATGGAAACATAACCTCCTCTGTTGCTACCATGACCTTCAATTCAATATACGACCGAACCGAGTGA
- the LOC121235202 gene encoding cold-responsive protein kinase 1-like isoform X4 produces MPCFSFFVRKKRASSDEQTIRDDEGIRNVNLYTYKELRVATNNFSPANKIGEGGFGSVYKGKLRDGSVAAIKVLSADSRQGVREFLTEINVISEVEHDNLVKLYGCSAEGNHRILVYGYLENNSLAQTLLGGGHSSIQFNWQTRHKICIGVAQGLAFLHEDVQPHIIHRDIKASNILLDKDLTPKISDFGLAKFISPNLTHISTRVAGTAGYLAPEYAIRGQVTRKADIYSFGVLLIEIVSGRNNTNKRLPAEEQYLLERAWVLHEKGELLRLVDASLSDDFNVEEACRFLKIGLLCTQDKPKLRPSMSTVVKMLLGEMNLIDEEISKPGLLAQFMDSKDGSGQEDDAKMKNTSYTASSGLGKPDTPPSYGNITSSVATMTFNSIYDRTE; encoded by the exons ATGCCttgtttctctttctttgttAGAAAAAAAAGAGCTTCCTCAGATGAACAAACGATTAGAGATGATGAAG GCATCAGGAATGTTAATCTGTACACTTACAAGGAATTGCGGGTTGCAACTAATAATTTCAGTCCAGCCAATAAAATTGGGGAGGGAGGATTTGGTTCTGTCTATAAG GGAAAGCTAAGAGATGGTAGTGTGGCTGCTATAAAGGTATTGTCAGCCGACTCCAGGCAAGGGGTGCGGGAGTTTTTGACAGAAATAAATGTGATCTCAGAAGTTGAACATGACAACCTGGTTAAGTTGTACGGTTGCAGTGCGGAAGGAAACCACCGAATTTTGGTATATGGCTATCTTGAAAACAATAGCCTTGCGCAAACACTTCTTG GCGGAGGCCACAGTAGCATCCAATTCAACTGGCAAACACGGCATAAAATTTGCATTGGTGTTGCACAGGGGCTTGCATTCCTTCATGAAGACGTCCAACCACATATCATTCATAGGGACATCAAAGCGAGCAATATTCTCCTTGATAAAGACCTAACAcccaaaatttcagattttggtCTTGCAAAGTTTATTTCACCCAACCTGACCCATATTAGTACCCGTGTAGCTGGAACAGC AGGTTATTTGGCACCTGAATACGCAATACGAGGTCAAGTGACAAGGAAAGCAGATATTTATAGTTTTGGTGTTCTGCTCATAGAAATTGTTAGTGGGAGGAACAACACAAACAAGCGATTACCGGCTGAAGAACAATATCTACTTGAAAGG GCATGGGTACTACATGAGAAAGGGGAATTGCTGAGATTGGTGGACGCATCATTGAGTGATGATTTCAATGTTGAGGAGGCTTGCAGATTTCTAAAGATTGGTCTTCTTTGCACTCAAGACAAGCCAAAGCTACGACCATCCATGTCCACGGTAGTTAAAATGCTACTGGGTGAAATGAATTTGATTGATGAGGAGATATCAAAACCAGGCCTGCTTGCTCAGTTCATGGATTCAAAAGATGGCAGCGGCCAGGAAGATGATGCCAAAATGAAGAATACATCTTACACAGCATCTTCAGGATTAGGAAAGCCAGATACACCACCATCATATGGAAACATAACCTCCTCTGTTGCTACCATGACCTTCAATTCAATATACGACCGAACCGAGTGA
- the LOC121235199 gene encoding ABC transporter G family member 10, producing MELPVKGPVSGSRRVPYGIETKNLSYKICGRLDELSGVCCCGTPKRPPTFILKEVNCEARPGEITAIAGPSGAGKTTLLETLAGKIPPRKVSGQVLVNGWAMDAKRFMRISGYVTQDDALFPLLTVEETLMYSALLRLKDGKKEAAIRVKELMKELGLDHVAGSRIGGGSNRGISGGERRRVSIGVDLVHDPAVILIDEPTSGLDSASALHVVSLLRTMVISHGKTIVLTIHQPGFRILELFDRIVLLANGFVMHNGSLNLLEERLRFSGHFLPPHVNVLEFAIDVIESLAIQTSDTPSNRNIFEDQKDFEENKDEDHQMRKSEYSRNARFEEVLILGQRFCNNIFRTKQLFATRVIQALVAGFVLGTIFLKVGNEQGRVALQARIGFFAFSLTFLLSSTTEGLPIFLQEKRILMNETSRGAYRVSSYVIANTLVFLPFLLMVGLLYTIPVYWLVGLRREINGFLYFSLVVWMVLLMSNSFVACFSALVPNFIMGNSVISGLMGSFFLFSGYFISKENIPSYWIFMHYLSLFKYPFECFMVNEYGGEQGRSRCVTFEEGQCNLNANGFLEQQGLKESQKWSNLIVMLGFIIGYRVLSFIILWCRCYKTRN from the coding sequence ATGGAATTGCCAGTGAAGGGGCCGGTTTCCGGGAGCCGGAGAGTTCCTTATGGAATAGAAACCAAAAATCTGTCCTACAAAATATGCGGTCGCCTTGATGAATTGAGTGGAGTGTGTTGTTGTGGAACTCCAAAGAGACCTCCTACATTCATTTTGAAGGAAGTAAATTGTGAAGCAAGGCCCGGGGAAATCACCGCGATAGCTGGTCCTAGCGGAGCTGGAAAAACCACTCTGCTAGAGACCCTTGCTGGAAAGATACCACCGAGGAAAGTGTCAGGTCAGGTATTGGTGAATGGTTGGGCTATGGACGCTAAACGTTTTATGAGAATATCAGGATATGTCACTCAAGATGATGCTTTGTTTCCCCTACTAACAGTAGAAGAAACACTCATGTACAGTGCTTTGCTGAGGCTAAAGGATGGGAAAAAGGAGGCTGCCATTAGAGTAAAAGAGCTAATGAAGGAGCTGGGGTTGGATCATGTTGCAGGTTCAAGGATCGGTGGTGGATCAAATCGAGGCATTTCGGGTGGGGAAAGGCGGAGAGTTTCTATTGGAGTCGATTTAGTTCATGACCCGGCTGTTATTTTGATTGACGAACCAACATCTGGATTGGATTCAGCCTCAGCCCTTCATGTGGTCTCATTGCTTAGAACAATGGTAATAAGTCACGGTAAGACAATTGTTTTAACCATCCACCAACCTGGTTTTCGAATCCTTGAGCTGTTTGATCGCATTGTTTTGCTTGCAAATGGATTTGTCATGCATAATGGATCACTGAATCTTCTTGAAGAAAGGCTTAGGTTTTCTGGCCATTTCCTTCCCCCGCATGTTAATGTGCTTGAATTCGCAATTGATGTCATAGAAAGCTTAGCAATTCAAACTTCAGACACTCCCAGCAACAGAAATATATTCGAAGATCAGAAAGAttttgaagaaaacaaggaTGAAGATCATCAAATGCGTAAGAGTGAATACTCTAGAAATGCTAGATTTGAGGAGGTTCTAATACTAGGACAGAGATTTTGCAATAACATATTCAGAACCAAGCAACTCTTTGCCACGAGAGTCATACAAGCTTTAGTAGCTGGATTTGTACTCGGGACAATATTCCTGAAGGTTGGTAATGAGCAAGGGCGAGTAGCATTGCAAGCCAGAATTGGGTTTTTCGCCTTCAGCCTCACCTTCTTGCTATCTTCCACAACTGAAGGACTGCCAATTTTCTTGCAAGAGAAAAGAATTTTGATGAATGAGACTTCAAGAGGAGCATATAGAGTATCTTCTTATGTGATCGCAAACACCCTCgtctttcttcctttccttttaaTGGTTGGTCTTCTCTACACAATCCCAGTGTATTGGCTAGTCGGTTTAAGGAGGGAAATCAATGGATTCCTTTACTTTTCTCTGGTGGTTTGGATGGTTCTCTTGATGTCCAATTCTTTTGTAGCATGTTTCAGTGCCTTAGTTCCAAACTTCATCATGGGCAACTCTGTGATTTCAGGGTTAATgggttctttctttctcttttctggGTATTTCATATCAAAGGAAAACATACCTAGTTACTGGATTTTCATGCATTATTTGAGTTTGTTCAAGTACCCGTTTGAGTGTTTCATGGTAAATGAGTATGGAGGAGAGCAAGGGAGGAGCAGGTGCGTGACATTTGAGGAAGGACAATGCAATTTGAACGCAAACGGGTTTCTAGAACAGCAAGGTCTTAAGGAGTCACAGAAATGGAGCAATTTAATCGTGATGTTGGGATTCATCATTGGGTATAGAGTGCtatcttttatcattttgtgGTGCAGATGTTACAAAACCAGAAACTAA